tttcataggtagagaaataattaatgaatgtaatgaaatttatttatgctatttacttttttctttttttttttaaaattaattaaatttgtagAATGTAATAACCCCACACCCCTTCAcccaaatcttttttttttttttttattttttttattcaatatttgatttcttattaaatttttatgttattttcaaaaaaaaaaataccaaaaaCAAATCCAAATACATATTATCATTGCGCCATAtaattggattattattttttttattaaaacaaataaaaaattatttttggtaCCAAACACTCTATAGAGTggtttttattgtttattaaaaaaacaattaaaattaatatttattatttttttttttatttctattattgttttttctttttcttcttatTTACACTAgtttacaaatttatttttaatttaatttatattaatcaAATATTGAATCATCAGGTCTAAAAGATTGTTTTTTACCAAgtaaatttttaagattttgtttttctctattatttttcaatttctctTCGTTTGCAATGGTTCTTGTTGCTTTTGATGGTAAAacttttgtattattattttttttatgaaccAATTCAATATGTCTGAATAAACTCTTTTTGGTTGTAAACGTTTGACCACAAATTTCATgatcattttctttattattttcatttgctTGATTTTCTtggttttgtttattttctttattttcatctttttcatttaattcaacACTATCATTTTTAGGTGATGAAGAACTTGATTCCATATTTAATGGTtctatattatttgttgttgttgttgttgttgttgttgttgttgttgttgttgttgttgttgttgttgttgttgttgttgtggttgttatTGTGGCCATACCCGAGGTAGTATCAGAAATATCTGCAGTTGTTGcagttgtattatttttattatcaatttcttgttgttgatttgtattatctttatttgctgttgttgatgatttcgattttttaatcttttttctagttccaattttaattttagatggTTCAggttcaataataatatttaattttggtaattCACAAGTGAATGATTGTTTAAGatgaattgattttatatgaGAATCTAAACCAGATTTTGTAAGATAAACTTTATCACAACCTTCGTGTGTACAATGAAAAGCTTTACGTTTTTCAATATCGATATGGACTTTTTTATGTTCAGATAATTTTGAAGAGGATTTAAAAACTGATGAACATTGATCACAATTGTATGTTATTGTATGACTTGTTTTACGATGTTTTTGTAATTCCAATAATGTGACAAACTTTTCTTTACAACCTGGAAACATACAAATATTGGTTGCGACACCATCATGTTTACGGGCAGCATGTTTTTTCAAATAGCTTGGATATTCGAATCTCATACCACAATCTTTACATTCATAaggtaattgatttaaatgagCGGTTGCTAAATGACGTTTTAATTGGTTATGTTTACTGAATGATAATTGACAATTGGTTGGATCGTGGTTACATTTATATGGTTTTTCAGTATCatgttttgattttatatgaGTTTGAAGATGATGTTTAAAAACGAATGTATTTGTACATCCTACTATTGGACATGGTATCTTTTCTTGTGGTGGAGAATGTGTCTTTTCATGGTATGACAAATGATGAGATCTTGAGAATGATTTACCACATCCTTCAAATTTACAATGATATGGTTTTTCACCTGTATGTGTCCTTATATGATATTCCAATTTTGATGCTCTTGGAAATACTTTACCACAATATGAACATGTTAAATCAAATACTGATATTGGTTTTCTTGGTTCTCcctttaattttcttttctttaaaatttcttttaaatttttagtttCCAAATCATCACCTGAATATTCAtctaattctttatttatttcttcatcatcatcattatttccttgttcttcatcttcatcttcatcatcttcttcttcttcttcgtcatttgttaaattatcCTCTTCATCACTATAATCTTCATCCTCTTCTCCAATTTCAGAGTCTCCATTTtcagattcaattaaatcctcttttttttttttattaaaattatcactATCTTTAgttatttgtaaattttctTCGTCTCTTGTTCTTTTCCTAAGGGCtattaccatttttttttttttggtttttttttttttttttttttgaaaaaacgaaattgattatcaaaaaaaaaaaaaaaaaaaaaaaaaaaaaaagtgtgcTTAAagtaagaaaaaaaaaaaaaaaaaaaaaaaaaaaaaaaaaaacctattttatcgttttttttgaaattagattttttaatCCGTtggataattattttaaaacaataaaaatacgtgtttattttaacttttttttattttttatattttattttttcaatacgaaaaatagaaataaacaataattaattaattaattttttttttttttttttttttttttttattttttttttattaaaaaaaaataataaaaataaataattataattaatttttaaaaaaataaaaaaataaataaaaataacaatttaaatatattatttttcaattggtttttcatcatctattttgtttaaaagattaataatttcaattctaaacaataattgttcattgattgatttttccaatttgaaaattttttgtcCACAACGATTGCAAActctaattttattattttcaattacacTCCATCTCCAATATGGAGTATTATTAGTTAAACAAATTTGACAACATAATGGC
This region of Dictyostelium discoideum AX4 chromosome 3 chromosome, whole genome shotgun sequence genomic DNA includes:
- the TFIIIA gene encoding C2H2-type zinc finger-containing protein; protein product: MVIALRKRTRDEENLQITKDSDNFNKKKKEDLIESENGDSEIGEEDEDYSDEEDNLTNDEEEEEDDEDEDEEQGNNDDDEEINKELDEYSGDDLETKNLKEILKKRKLKGEPRKPISVFDLTCSYCGKVFPRASKLEYHIRTHTGEKPYHCKFEGCGKSFSRSHHLSYHEKTHSPPQEKIPCPIVGCTNTFVFKHHLQTHIKSKHDTEKPYKCNHDPTNCQLSFSKHNQLKRHLATAHLNQLPYECKDCGMRFEYPSYLKKHAARKHDGVATNICMFPGCKEKFVTLLELQKHRKTSHTITYNCDQCSSVFKSSSKLSEHKKVHIDIEKRKAFHCTHEGCDKVYLTKSGLDSHIKSIHLKQSFTCELPKLNIIIEPEPSKIKIGTRKKIKKSKSSTTANKDNTNQQQEIDNKNNTTATTADISDTTSGMATITTTTTTTTTTTTTTTTTTTTTTTTTNNIEPLNMESSSSSPKNDSVELNEKDENKENKQNQENQANENNKENDHEICGQTFTTKKSLFRHIELVHKKNNNTKVLPSKATRTIANEEKLKNNREKQNLKNLLGKKQSFRPDDSIFD